In Paenibacillus sp. FSL M7-0420, a single genomic region encodes these proteins:
- the uvrB gene encoding excinuclease ABC subunit UvrB, whose protein sequence is MSDIVVSTKTFELESEYTPQGDQPHAIEELLDGIRQGKKHQTLLGATGTGKTFTIAQVISKLNRPTLVIAHNKTLAAQLASEFKEFFPSNSVDYFVSYYDYYQPEAYIPSSDTYIEKDSSINEEIDKLRHSATSSLFERRDVIIVASVSCIYGLGSPQEYGSLLLSLRVGMEKPRNQILSRLVDIQYQRNDINFVRGTFRVRGDVVEIFPASQGEHAIRVELFGDEIERITEIDVLTGELIGERDHIAIFPASHFVTQEETMRVALVNIERELEERLAVLREAGKLLEAQRLEQRTRYDIEMMKEVGFCSGIENYSGPLTFREPGATPYTLMDYFPDDMLIVIDESHVTLPQIRAMYNGDRARKTVLVEHGFRLPSALDNRPLQFEEFEDKVSQIVYVSATPGPYEMEHCDTMVQQIIRPTGLLDPIIEVRPTEGQIDDLINEIRDRVERDERVLVTTLTKKMSEDLTDYFKEIGIKVRYMHSDIKTLERMAILRDLRLGTFHVLVGINLLREGLDLPEVSLVAILDADKEGFLRSERSLIQTIGRAARNSEGRVIMYGDRITDSMEKAMSETQRRREIQIAHNEKHGITPTTINKKVRDIIEATKVAESKADYLTGVGGKLNKKDKQSLMQRLEAEMKDAAKNLQFERAAELRDALLELRAE, encoded by the coding sequence ATGAGTGATATTGTCGTCAGTACGAAGACTTTTGAACTGGAGTCCGAGTATACACCCCAGGGCGATCAGCCTCATGCCATAGAAGAGTTATTGGACGGCATCCGGCAGGGCAAGAAGCACCAGACGCTGCTGGGAGCGACAGGTACAGGCAAGACCTTTACCATCGCACAAGTGATTTCCAAGTTGAACCGCCCCACGCTGGTTATTGCGCACAACAAGACGCTTGCTGCGCAGCTGGCGAGTGAGTTCAAAGAATTTTTTCCGAGCAATTCCGTGGATTACTTCGTCAGTTACTACGATTATTACCAGCCAGAGGCGTACATCCCTTCCTCCGATACCTACATTGAGAAAGACTCCAGCATAAATGAAGAAATCGACAAGCTCCGCCACTCGGCAACGAGCTCACTGTTCGAACGCCGTGACGTCATTATCGTGGCGAGCGTGTCCTGTATTTATGGTCTCGGTTCGCCGCAGGAATACGGAAGCCTGCTGCTCTCGCTGCGGGTAGGGATGGAGAAGCCGCGTAATCAGATTCTGAGCCGGCTTGTAGATATCCAGTATCAGCGTAATGATATTAATTTTGTGCGCGGTACGTTCCGTGTGCGCGGGGATGTCGTTGAGATCTTCCCGGCATCCCAGGGCGAGCATGCGATCCGGGTAGAGCTGTTCGGAGACGAGATCGAACGGATTACGGAGATTGATGTTCTGACAGGCGAGCTGATCGGCGAACGTGATCATATCGCGATTTTCCCGGCGTCCCACTTCGTTACCCAGGAAGAGACCATGCGTGTCGCGCTGGTTAATATTGAGCGTGAGCTGGAGGAGCGGCTGGCTGTGCTCCGTGAAGCGGGCAAGCTGCTGGAGGCCCAGCGGCTGGAGCAGCGGACCCGTTATGATATCGAGATGATGAAGGAAGTCGGCTTCTGTTCGGGGATCGAGAACTATTCCGGTCCGCTTACCTTCCGTGAGCCGGGAGCGACTCCTTATACACTGATGGACTATTTCCCGGATGACATGCTGATTGTGATTGACGAGTCTCATGTGACGCTGCCGCAGATCAGGGCGATGTATAACGGTGACCGTGCGCGTAAGACAGTCCTTGTAGAACACGGGTTCCGCCTGCCGTCTGCGCTGGATAACCGTCCGCTGCAATTCGAGGAATTCGAAGACAAGGTGAGCCAGATTGTATACGTGTCCGCAACACCGGGACCTTATGAGATGGAGCATTGCGACACGATGGTTCAGCAAATTATCCGTCCTACCGGTCTGCTTGATCCGATCATTGAAGTGCGCCCTACCGAAGGGCAGATCGATGATCTCATCAATGAAATCCGTGACCGGGTAGAGCGCGATGAGCGTGTTCTCGTTACCACTCTTACGAAGAAGATGTCTGAGGACCTGACGGATTACTTCAAGGAGATTGGCATCAAGGTACGTTATATGCACTCCGATATCAAGACACTGGAGCGGATGGCGATACTGCGTGATCTCCGTCTGGGCACATTCCACGTATTGGTCGGTATTAACCTGCTCAGAGAGGGTCTTGACCTGCCGGAGGTGTCGCTGGTCGCGATTCTGGATGCCGACAAGGAAGGCTTCCTCCGTTCCGAGCGTTCGCTGATCCAGACGATCGGCCGTGCCGCCCGTAACTCGGAGGGCCGGGTCATTATGTACGGGGACCGCATTACGGACTCCATGGAGAAGGCCATGAGCGAGACCCAGCGGCGGCGCGAGATTCAAATCGCCCATAATGAGAAGCACGGGATTACCCCGACGACCATCAACAAGAAGGTGCGCGATATCATCGAGGCGACCAAGGTGGCCGAGTCCAAGGCCGATTATCTCACAGGTGTCGGCGGCAAGCTGAACAAGAAAGACAAGCAGAGCCTGATGCAGCGTCTGGAGGCCGAGATGAAGGACGCCGCCAAGAACCTGCAATTCGAGCGCGCCGCCGAGCTGCGCGATGCCTTGCTTGAGCTGCGGGCAGAGTAA
- the uvrA gene encoding excinuclease ABC subunit UvrA — MAHESIVIKGARAHNLKNIDVTIPRDRFVVLTGLSGSGKSSLAFDTIYAEGQRRYVESLSAYARQFLGQMEKPDVDSIDGLSPAISIDQKTTSRNPRSTVGTVTEIYDYLRLLFARIGHPHCPDHGIEITSQTVEQMVDRIMQYPEKTRLQILAPVISGRKGEHKGLFTDISKQGFVRVRVDGELREVTEDIVLEKNKKHTIEVVVDRIVIKDDIETRLTDSLETALKLSGGQILVDVMGQEELLFSASFACPVCGFSIEELAPRMFSFNSPFGACPECDGLGMNMVVDPDLLIPDTEKSIEEGAFLAWTGSTSNYYPQFLKSVCEHFKIPQNVPVSSLSPEHMNKLLHGTGSEKIRFRYENDFGQRKDALVAFEGIIPNLERRYRDTASEGIREFIEGFMSAKPCHSCKGKRLKKEILAVTINEQNVADVTDLSIGDCLDFFADLKLSEKETAIANLILKEISSRLGFLVNVGLNYLTLSRAAGSLSGGEAQRIRLATQIGSSLMGVLYILDEPSIGLHQRDNDRLIATLAHMRDLGNTLIVVEHDEDTMMAADYIIDIGPGAGKHGGQVIAQGTPEEIMKDPGSLTGEYLSGRKFIPVTAKRRPTDNERWIEIRGAKENNLKNVNVKIPLGVFTAVTGVSGSGKSSLINEILYKSLARQLNKAVKVRPGLHKEIRGLENLDKVIEIDQSPIGRTPRSNPATYTGVFDDIRDLFSKTNEAKVRGFQKGRFSFNVKGGRCEACRGDGIIKIEMHFLPDVYVPCEVCKGKRYNRETLEVKYKGKNISDVLEMTVEDATEFFKNIPKIHRKMQTLLDVGLGYINIGQPGTTLSGGEAQRVKLASELYRRSTGKTLYILDEPTTGLHVDDIGRLLEVLHRLVDSGESVLVIEHNLDVIKTADYIIDMGPEGGSGGGTVLATGTPEKLITVEESYTGRYLKPVLIRDTERTQAMELQTSETV, encoded by the coding sequence TTGGCACATGAAAGTATAGTAATCAAGGGCGCGAGGGCCCATAACCTCAAGAACATCGACGTAACGATTCCGCGTGACCGCTTCGTCGTGCTGACGGGACTGAGCGGCTCGGGCAAATCCTCCCTGGCCTTCGACACCATCTACGCCGAGGGTCAACGCCGGTATGTCGAGTCGTTGTCTGCCTATGCGCGCCAGTTCCTGGGCCAGATGGAGAAGCCGGATGTGGATTCCATCGACGGACTCTCCCCGGCCATATCGATTGACCAGAAGACGACTAGCCGTAACCCGCGTTCCACGGTAGGGACGGTTACCGAAATCTATGATTATCTGCGGCTGCTCTTTGCCCGGATTGGCCATCCGCATTGTCCGGATCATGGCATAGAGATCACTTCGCAGACCGTTGAACAGATGGTGGACCGGATCATGCAATACCCGGAGAAGACCCGTCTGCAGATTCTGGCCCCGGTCATTTCCGGCCGTAAGGGTGAGCATAAAGGCTTGTTCACCGATATCTCGAAGCAAGGCTTCGTCCGTGTACGTGTGGATGGTGAGCTGCGGGAAGTGACGGAAGATATTGTACTGGAGAAGAATAAGAAGCATACCATTGAGGTTGTCGTGGACCGGATTGTGATTAAGGATGATATCGAAACCCGGCTTACCGATTCGCTTGAAACTGCCCTGAAGCTGTCGGGTGGTCAGATTCTCGTTGATGTGATGGGCCAGGAAGAGCTGCTGTTCAGTGCCAGCTTTGCTTGTCCGGTCTGCGGATTCAGCATAGAAGAGCTGGCGCCGCGCATGTTCTCCTTCAACAGCCCATTCGGAGCCTGCCCTGAGTGTGACGGACTGGGAATGAATATGGTAGTCGATCCCGATCTGCTGATCCCGGATACAGAGAAATCCATTGAAGAAGGAGCTTTCCTGGCCTGGACAGGCAGTACGTCGAACTACTATCCGCAGTTCCTGAAATCCGTGTGCGAGCATTTCAAGATTCCGCAGAATGTACCCGTAAGCAGCCTGTCGCCGGAGCATATGAACAAGCTGCTGCACGGAACGGGCAGCGAGAAGATCCGTTTCCGGTATGAGAACGACTTCGGCCAGCGCAAAGACGCCCTGGTTGCGTTTGAGGGCATTATTCCGAATCTGGAGCGCCGGTACCGTGATACAGCCTCGGAAGGTATCCGCGAGTTTATAGAAGGCTTCATGAGCGCCAAACCTTGCCATTCATGCAAGGGAAAGCGGCTCAAGAAAGAGATTCTGGCGGTGACCATCAATGAGCAGAATGTTGCGGATGTGACGGATCTTTCGATTGGGGATTGCCTGGACTTCTTCGCAGACCTCAAGCTTAGTGAGAAAGAAACAGCGATTGCCAATCTGATCCTCAAGGAAATCAGCAGCCGGCTCGGCTTCCTGGTGAATGTGGGGCTGAACTACCTGACCCTTAGCCGGGCAGCAGGTTCTCTATCCGGCGGGGAAGCCCAGCGCATCAGGCTGGCTACCCAGATTGGCTCCAGTCTAATGGGCGTCCTCTATATTCTGGATGAGCCAAGTATCGGCCTGCATCAGCGGGACAATGACCGGCTGATTGCCACGCTGGCCCATATGCGTGACCTGGGCAATACGCTCATCGTTGTTGAGCATGATGAGGATACCATGATGGCGGCTGACTATATTATCGACATTGGACCGGGTGCCGGCAAACACGGCGGTCAGGTCATTGCCCAAGGAACACCGGAGGAAATTATGAAGGACCCCGGTTCCCTGACCGGTGAATACTTGAGCGGACGCAAGTTCATCCCGGTGACGGCCAAGCGGCGGCCAACCGACAATGAACGCTGGATCGAGATTCGCGGAGCGAAAGAGAATAACCTGAAGAATGTGAATGTTAAGATTCCACTAGGTGTCTTCACAGCGGTAACCGGCGTATCCGGCTCCGGCAAATCTTCGCTCATTAACGAGATTCTCTACAAGAGTCTGGCCCGCCAGCTGAACAAGGCGGTCAAGGTCCGTCCCGGCTTGCACAAAGAGATCCGCGGCCTGGAGAATCTGGACAAGGTCATTGAGATTGATCAGTCCCCCATTGGACGTACTCCGCGTTCCAATCCGGCTACGTATACAGGTGTGTTCGATGATATCCGCGACCTGTTCTCCAAGACGAACGAGGCCAAGGTGCGCGGCTTCCAGAAGGGGCGCTTCAGCTTCAATGTGAAGGGCGGCCGCTGTGAGGCATGCCGTGGAGACGGCATTATCAAGATTGAGATGCACTTTCTGCCGGATGTCTACGTACCTTGTGAAGTCTGCAAAGGCAAACGGTATAACCGCGAGACGCTGGAAGTGAAATATAAAGGCAAGAATATCTCGGATGTGCTGGAGATGACGGTGGAGGATGCCACGGAGTTCTTCAAGAATATTCCCAAGATTCACCGCAAAATGCAGACCTTGCTGGATGTAGGTCTGGGCTATATCAACATTGGCCAACCGGGAACCACCCTGTCCGGCGGCGAAGCCCAGCGTGTGAAGCTGGCTTCCGAGCTGTACCGCCGCAGTACCGGCAAGACCCTCTATATCCTGGATGAGCCGACAACCGGCCTGCATGTCGACGACATCGGCCGTCTGCTGGAGGTGCTGCACCGTCTGGTCGATTCCGGCGAATCGGTACTGGTCATCGAGCATAATCTCGATGTCATCAAGACGGCCGACTACATCATCGATATGGGGCCGGAAGGCGGCAGCGGCGGCGGTACGGTCCTGGCCACCGGAACACCAGAGAAGCTGATTACTGTTGAAGAATCCTACACTGGCCGCTACCTGAAGCCTGTCCTGATCCGTGATACGGAACGCACACAGGCTATGGAGCTGCAGACTTCAGAGACGGTGTAA
- a CDS encoding flagellar motor protein MotB — protein sequence MRQRNRRQPRAAAGKESRDRWMITYADLITLLLIFFVILYAMSSLDSQKYAIVSGSLSDTFKSGSTVLEGGNGVLEGNQGNTGTGVAKGHNEDGGTAGGPSATDSANADGTDGTGAGTPAAGQEGDGAGHQPSARELAFREQEAKLAALMWVITQYVEENNLGEQIFVADKPQGIAITLSDRFLFDAGKAELKSPALPALRQLSGLFRGIGATISIEGHTDNVPVTAASEYTDNWELSGARALSVLRFFLDNEGLSPDTFQYAGYADTRPAYDNATTEGRQKNRRVELIVLRQLQEEE from the coding sequence ATGAGACAAAGAAACCGCCGGCAGCCCCGGGCCGCCGCAGGCAAAGAGAGCCGGGACCGCTGGATGATTACCTACGCGGATCTGATCACGCTTCTGCTTATTTTCTTCGTGATTCTGTATGCCATGAGCAGCCTCGACTCGCAGAAATATGCCATTGTCAGCGGCTCCTTATCGGATACCTTCAAAAGCGGAAGTACAGTACTGGAGGGCGGAAACGGCGTTCTGGAGGGCAATCAGGGAAACACAGGGACTGGCGTCGCGAAGGGGCATAATGAAGACGGCGGAACGGCTGGCGGTCCTTCGGCCACAGATTCTGCGAATGCGGACGGGACGGATGGAACCGGGGCGGGTACTCCTGCAGCCGGACAAGAAGGAGACGGGGCTGGACACCAGCCGTCAGCGCGCGAGCTTGCTTTTCGGGAACAGGAGGCGAAGCTGGCTGCGCTTATGTGGGTTATCACCCAATACGTGGAGGAGAATAACCTGGGTGAGCAGATTTTTGTTGCGGATAAGCCGCAGGGCATTGCCATCACGCTCAGTGACCGCTTCCTGTTCGATGCGGGTAAGGCTGAGCTGAAATCGCCTGCACTCCCTGCACTACGCCAGCTCTCCGGCCTGTTCCGCGGCATCGGCGCGACCATCAGCATCGAAGGCCACACCGACAATGTTCCGGTAACCGCCGCTTCGGAATATACGGATAACTGGGAGCTGTCCGGCGCCCGCGCATTATCTGTGCTGCGCTTTTTCCTGGATAACGAGGGCCTTAGCCCTGATACTTTCCAGTATGCCGGTTACGCGGATACCAGACCTGCATATGATAATGCTACTACCGAAGGCAGACAGAAGAATCGCCGGGTCGAACTCATTGTGCTGCGTCAGCTGCAGGAGGAAGAATAG
- a CDS encoding flagellar motor protein, whose amino-acid sequence MDFTTIIGLLAGIAAMIGGFLWEGGSLSGLLQPNAALIVFGGTLAAVLISFPASKLRSIPAALRVAFGRQQDNSREQAEELIAMAALTRRGGVLALEKRAEEHPDPFTREGLFLIVDGNDPDQVRQILELGMDAKELKYEGYAKIFEAAGGYAPTMGIIGTVMGLIRVLSNLTDPSNLGASIAVAFTATLYGVASANLLFLPIASKIKSRSQSELGTMEMLLVGILSLQNGDHPHLVRQKLAPFLADAPKRSASTSPGDPL is encoded by the coding sequence ATGGATTTTACTACAATAATCGGCCTGCTGGCCGGGATTGCCGCCATGATCGGCGGTTTTCTGTGGGAAGGCGGCAGCCTGTCCGGCCTGCTGCAGCCCAATGCTGCCCTGATCGTATTCGGCGGCACCCTTGCGGCGGTACTCATCAGCTTCCCGGCTTCCAAGCTCCGCAGCATTCCGGCGGCGCTACGCGTGGCTTTTGGCAGGCAGCAAGATAACAGCCGGGAACAAGCTGAAGAACTGATCGCTATGGCTGCACTAACGCGGCGCGGCGGTGTGCTTGCACTGGAGAAACGAGCGGAGGAACATCCAGATCCCTTCACCCGTGAAGGCCTGTTTCTGATTGTCGACGGCAATGACCCGGATCAGGTCCGGCAGATCCTGGAGCTTGGGATGGATGCCAAGGAACTGAAATATGAAGGCTATGCCAAAATATTCGAAGCCGCTGGCGGCTATGCACCGACCATGGGCATTATCGGCACCGTTATGGGGCTGATCCGGGTACTCAGCAACTTAACGGACCCTTCGAATCTGGGCGCGTCCATTGCCGTAGCTTTTACAGCAACACTCTATGGCGTAGCCAGCGCCAATCTACTCTTTTTACCCATTGCCTCCAAAATTAAATCCCGCAGCCAAAGTGAGCTAGGCACCATGGAGATGCTGCTTGTTGGCATTCTGTCCCTGCAGAACGGGGATCACCCGCATCTCGTCCGGCAAAAGCTGGCCCCCTTCCTGGCAGACGCCCCTAAACGCAGCGCCAGCACCAGTCCGGGAGACCCGCTATGA
- the gcvH gene encoding glycine cleavage system protein GcvH: MSEVLDNLLYSEEHEWAQQGEGRVVRVGITDHAQHLLGDIVFVEFPEVGAAISAGDSVGSIESVKTVSELYSPVSGKVTKINDALEASPELINDQPYGDGWIFELEPDAEFAEAVTGLLDAAAYKELVGE; this comes from the coding sequence ATGAGTGAAGTGCTGGACAACCTGCTATACAGCGAAGAGCATGAGTGGGCGCAGCAGGGCGAGGGACGCGTAGTACGTGTAGGGATTACGGATCATGCGCAGCATCTGCTGGGCGATATCGTGTTTGTAGAATTTCCGGAAGTGGGTGCAGCAATCTCCGCAGGCGACAGCGTGGGCAGTATCGAATCCGTGAAGACCGTATCGGAGCTATATTCACCCGTATCCGGTAAGGTGACCAAGATCAACGATGCGCTGGAGGCCAGCCCGGAGCTGATCAATGATCAGCCTTACGGAGACGGTTGGATTTTTGAGCTGGAGCCTGATGCTGAGTTCGCAGAGGCAGTAACCGGCCTGCTGGATGCGGCAGCGTACAAGGAACTGGTTGGGGAATAA